The Xanthobacter flavus genome includes a window with the following:
- a CDS encoding BolA family protein: MPMNARDIEQLIKDALPDATVVIEDLAGDGDHYAARIVSASFRGKSRVQQHQMVYAALKGNMGGVLHALALQTSAPAE; encoded by the coding sequence ATGCCCATGAATGCCCGCGACATCGAGCAGCTCATCAAGGATGCGCTGCCCGACGCCACCGTGGTGATCGAGGATCTGGCGGGCGACGGCGACCACTACGCCGCCCGCATCGTCTCGGCCTCGTTCCGCGGCAAGAGCCGGGTGCAGCAGCACCAGATGGTCTATGCCGCGCTCAAGGGGAACATGGGCGGCGTTCTGCACGCCCTCGCCCTGCAGACCTCCGCCCCCGCCGAGTAA
- the grxD gene encoding Grx4 family monothiol glutaredoxin, with amino-acid sequence MGIRDDIDAIVKSGDVVLFMKGTPQFPQCGFSGQVVQILDHVGVPFKGVNVLENDMVRQGIKDYANWPTIPQLYIKGEFVGGCDIVREMFQSGELIPLLEEKGVAIRDRAIG; translated from the coding sequence ATGGGCATTCGTGACGATATCGACGCCATCGTGAAGTCCGGCGATGTGGTGCTGTTCATGAAGGGCACGCCGCAGTTCCCGCAGTGCGGCTTCTCCGGCCAGGTGGTGCAGATTCTCGACCACGTGGGCGTCCCCTTCAAGGGCGTGAACGTGCTCGAGAACGACATGGTCCGCCAGGGCATCAAGGACTATGCCAACTGGCCGACCATTCCCCAGCTCTACATCAAGGGCGAGTTCGTGGGCGGCTGCGACATCGTCCGCGAGATGTTCCAGTCGGGCGAGCTGATCCCGCTGCTGGAAGAGAAGGGTGTCGCCATCCGCGACCGCGCCATCGGCTGA
- the folD gene encoding bifunctional methylenetetrahydrofolate dehydrogenase/methenyltetrahydrofolate cyclohydrolase FolD gives MIETKPIDGKAFAAGLRARIAEEVSALKASAGLTPGLAVVLVGEDPASQVYVRNKAAQTAEAGMASFEHKLAADTPEADVLALVAKLNADPAVNGILVQLPLPAQIDATKVIAAIDPAKDVDGFHVVNAGRLAVGLDALVPCTPLGCIMLLKHHLGSLAGLKAVVVGRSNIVGKPAAQLLLKEDCTVTIAHSRTRDLPGECRTADILVAAVGRPEMVRGDWIKPGATVIDVGINRVPKNDGKTRLVGDVAYAEAQGIAGLITPVPGGVGPMTIACLLQNTLTAAKRQHGIA, from the coding sequence GTGATCGAGACCAAGCCTATCGACGGAAAGGCCTTCGCCGCCGGACTGCGCGCCCGCATCGCCGAGGAGGTGTCCGCCCTCAAGGCCAGCGCCGGCCTCACCCCCGGCCTCGCCGTGGTGCTGGTGGGCGAGGATCCGGCCAGCCAGGTCTATGTGCGCAACAAGGCGGCCCAGACGGCCGAGGCCGGCATGGCCTCGTTCGAGCACAAGCTCGCCGCCGACACGCCCGAGGCGGACGTGCTGGCCCTGGTGGCGAAGCTGAACGCCGACCCGGCCGTGAACGGCATCCTCGTCCAGCTGCCGCTGCCGGCGCAGATCGACGCCACCAAGGTCATCGCCGCCATCGATCCCGCCAAGGACGTGGACGGCTTCCATGTGGTGAACGCCGGCCGCCTCGCCGTCGGCCTCGATGCGCTGGTGCCCTGCACGCCGCTCGGCTGCATCATGCTGCTCAAGCATCACCTCGGCAGCCTCGCTGGCCTCAAGGCGGTGGTGGTGGGTCGCTCCAACATCGTCGGTAAGCCGGCGGCACAGCTGCTGTTGAAGGAAGATTGCACCGTCACCATCGCCCATTCCCGCACCCGCGACCTGCCCGGCGAATGCCGCACGGCGGATATCCTGGTGGCGGCGGTGGGCCGGCCGGAGATGGTGCGGGGAGACTGGATCAAGCCAGGCGCGACGGTGATCGACGTGGGCATCAACCGCGTGCCGAAGAACGACGGCAAGACCCGCCTCGTGGGGGACGTGGCCTATGCGGAAGCGCAAGGCATCGCCGGCCTCATCACGCCGGTGCCGGGCGGCGTGGGGCCAATGACCATCGCCTGCCTGTTGCAGAACACGCTCACCGCCGCAAAACGCCAGCACGGCATCGCCTGA
- a CDS encoding putative bifunctional diguanylate cyclase/phosphodiesterase, with protein sequence MPIPASSGRFDDLESGSREGSVIPRQSGSHVHRSLLAGLAALALLVVGLVGVFIYAGMKQDEKATMRERLALLASLQAHEALIQQAMATADEERQVLRALASGDLSQLDERFGRRLNEGFGFEFVYIVDAKGDVLYSSERGKAGERKAYGWIRPAIGRLLAEGRAGHAGLIASREGAGIMVVRPFTQQVEDIKAPQPLVAVTVDLLDDTLLQSLAAPAHLQDIQLRTGRGASNHPDKVGTSVPNLYDGTEAELAWRGSQPGRNLFRNALPALAVITTLLSVTFLVMMFRALRVAAALAESEAQARASASRDYLTGLYNRGYFIEALDSAFAGLAPDGRLVLLFIDLDDFKMINDTAGHGAGDVLLKAVGSRIATVIGDRGVAGRFGGDEFVAFFPASDASEIDLLLTRLQAELRPPVPDGAGEIRVAASIGVAEAPQDAISASDLMRRADIALYRAKDTGGNTLCRFETQLESERNARREIEGALGGALERGELVIAYQPQVDVASGRVVGFETLLRWDHPRLGRLLPAQFIAMAEEMHIIAGLDLYGMRRACTEAAALRGMSISVNVAPATMKAPTFAAEVAAILADTRFDPAMLEIEVPESIVLNTSDELSRTFAALRELGVGVALDDYGTGYASLHHVSRFPISRIKIDRSFMVKACTDPDVAAVVEHKLKLARSLRINVTAEGVETREQLRFLREIGMPTAQGYLFAPPLPIAAAIDMLRRQDEAQQVPARGGAQV encoded by the coding sequence GTGCCAATTCCGGCTTCGAGCGGCCGGTTTGATGATCTGGAATCGGGTTCCAGGGAGGGCAGTGTCATTCCCCGCCAGTCCGGCAGCCATGTCCACCGTTCGCTCCTGGCCGGGCTCGCCGCGCTCGCGCTCCTCGTGGTGGGGCTTGTGGGCGTCTTCATCTACGCCGGCATGAAGCAGGACGAAAAGGCGACCATGCGCGAGCGGCTGGCCCTGCTCGCCTCACTGCAGGCCCACGAGGCGCTGATCCAGCAGGCCATGGCCACGGCGGACGAGGAGCGGCAGGTGCTGCGCGCTCTCGCCAGCGGCGATCTCTCCCAGCTCGACGAGCGCTTCGGCCGCAGGCTCAACGAGGGGTTCGGCTTCGAGTTCGTCTACATCGTCGATGCCAAGGGCGACGTGCTCTATTCGTCCGAGCGCGGAAAGGCGGGGGAGCGGAAGGCCTACGGCTGGATCCGCCCCGCCATCGGACGCCTGCTGGCGGAAGGGCGCGCCGGACACGCCGGGCTCATCGCGAGCCGCGAGGGCGCGGGCATCATGGTGGTGCGCCCGTTCACTCAGCAGGTGGAGGACATCAAGGCGCCCCAGCCGCTGGTGGCCGTGACGGTAGACCTTCTGGACGACACGCTGCTGCAATCCCTCGCCGCGCCGGCCCACCTGCAGGACATCCAGCTGCGCACCGGGCGGGGAGCCTCCAACCATCCCGACAAGGTGGGCACCTCCGTCCCCAACCTTTACGACGGCACCGAGGCGGAACTCGCCTGGCGCGGCTCGCAGCCCGGCCGGAACCTGTTCCGCAACGCCTTGCCGGCGCTGGCGGTGATCACGACGCTGCTGTCGGTGACTTTCCTCGTCATGATGTTCCGCGCGCTGCGGGTCGCCGCGGCCCTCGCCGAGAGCGAGGCGCAGGCGCGCGCGTCCGCCTCGCGCGACTATCTGACGGGTCTCTACAATCGCGGCTATTTCATCGAGGCGCTGGACTCGGCCTTCGCCGGCCTCGCTCCGGACGGGCGGCTGGTGCTGCTGTTCATCGATCTCGACGACTTCAAGATGATCAACGACACCGCCGGCCACGGCGCCGGCGACGTGTTGCTGAAGGCGGTGGGCAGCCGCATCGCCACCGTCATTGGCGATCGCGGCGTCGCGGGGCGGTTCGGCGGCGACGAGTTCGTCGCCTTTTTCCCGGCCTCCGACGCGAGCGAGATCGACCTGCTGCTCACGCGCCTGCAGGCCGAGCTGCGGCCGCCGGTGCCGGACGGCGCCGGGGAAATTCGCGTCGCTGCCTCCATCGGCGTCGCCGAGGCGCCGCAGGACGCCATCTCCGCCAGTGATCTGATGCGCCGGGCGGACATCGCCCTCTACCGGGCCAAGGACACGGGCGGCAACACCCTCTGCCGCTTCGAGACCCAGCTGGAGAGCGAGCGCAACGCCCGCCGCGAGATCGAGGGCGCCCTCGGCGGCGCGCTGGAGCGGGGCGAACTGGTGATCGCCTACCAGCCGCAGGTGGATGTGGCGAGCGGCCGCGTGGTCGGCTTCGAGACGCTGCTGCGCTGGGACCATCCTCGCCTCGGTCGCCTCCTGCCGGCGCAGTTCATCGCCATGGCCGAGGAGATGCACATCATCGCCGGCCTCGACCTCTATGGCATGCGCCGCGCCTGCACCGAGGCGGCGGCGCTTCGGGGCATGTCCATATCGGTCAATGTCGCGCCCGCCACCATGAAGGCGCCGACCTTCGCCGCAGAGGTCGCGGCCATTCTCGCGGACACTCGCTTCGATCCCGCGATGCTGGAGATCGAGGTGCCGGAATCCATCGTGCTCAACACCTCGGACGAGCTGAGCCGCACCTTCGCGGCGCTGCGCGAGCTGGGAGTGGGCGTCGCCCTCGACGATTACGGCACGGGCTATGCCTCGCTGCATCACGTCAGCCGCTTTCCCATCAGCCGCATCAAGATCGACCGCTCCTTCATGGTGAAGGCCTGCACCGATCCGGACGTGGCGGCGGTGGTCGAGCATAAGCTCAAGCTTGCCCGCTCACTCCGCATCAACGTGACGGCGGAGGGCGTGGAAACGCGCGAGCAGCTGCGCTTCCTGCGCGAGATCGGCATGCCCACCGCGCAGGGCTATCTGTTCGCCCCGCCGCTGCCCATCGCCGCCGCCATCGACATGCTGCGGCGGCAGGACGAGGCGCAGCAGGTTCCCGCCAGGGGCGGCGCGCAGGTCTGA
- a CDS encoding STAS domain-containing protein: protein MPQQTTADAMKLDSTPLGPGQILISLAGRMDIAGAAEIETAFSAHASHAHVTLVDMGGVTFLASIGIRLILANAKSLHKRGGKLVLFNCDPQVERVLLTTGVGELTEIVATRADADRFLTPAAG from the coding sequence ATGCCTCAGCAAACCACGGCGGACGCCATGAAGCTCGACTCCACCCCGCTCGGACCCGGGCAGATCCTCATTTCCCTCGCCGGCCGCATGGACATCGCCGGCGCCGCCGAAATCGAGACCGCCTTCAGCGCCCACGCGAGCCACGCCCATGTCACGCTCGTGGACATGGGCGGCGTGACCTTCCTTGCCTCCATCGGCATCCGGCTGATCCTCGCCAACGCCAAGTCGCTGCACAAGCGCGGCGGCAAGCTGGTGCTGTTCAACTGCGACCCGCAGGTGGAGCGCGTGCTGCTCACCACCGGTGTCGGCGAGCTCACCGAGATCGTCGCCACCCGCGCCGACGCCGACCGCTTCCTGACGCCCGCCGCCGGCTGA
- a CDS encoding FmdB family zinc ribbon protein: MARAPGDGGRAAPQHVGDGLRLFFQGLAPVARTCPPEQDRRLGVPLYNFHCPDCDNEFELLISSSDTPVCPSCGSTRAEQMVSRIAPDQKLKAVAKAWRAQATKEGHTSNFSAGERKR, encoded by the coding sequence ATGGCGCGCGCTCCGGGCGACGGCGGACGCGCGGCGCCGCAGCATGTCGGCGACGGCTTGCGCCTGTTCTTCCAAGGACTTGCGCCGGTTGCGCGGACGTGCCCCCCGGAACAGGACAGGAGGCTCGGCGTGCCGCTCTACAATTTCCATTGTCCCGATTGCGACAATGAGTTCGAACTCCTCATCTCGTCGTCCGACACGCCCGTCTGCCCGTCGTGCGGCAGCACCCGCGCGGAGCAGATGGTGTCGCGCATCGCCCCCGACCAGAAGCTGAAGGCGGTGGCCAAGGCGTGGCGCGCGCAGGCGACGAAGGAAGGCCACACCAGCAATTTCAGCGCCGGCGAACGCAAGCGCTGA
- a CDS encoding indole-3-glycerol phosphate synthase TrpC: protein MILPETSRLKPFLLQRRDQLAKAKARRSLGQIQGKVGEMPMTRGFHGALAAAFRATGKPGIVCELKGGSPFEPALKIMVPYKALAEDFEAVGAAALSVAVERQAFRGSYSDLATVRGAVDLTLLAQDIIYDVYQILEARLAGADAVMLSAALLGPDLAAYRERAASIALDVLVMVHTPQDVETALAAGADFICVTNRNIHTFELVPGTCEALIPLIPPDKAFVVAEGGLGTAEDRARLGAAGAKALLMGTALMRDEDPAGVLERVLGIETVG from the coding sequence ATGATCCTGCCCGAGACCAGCCGGCTGAAGCCGTTCCTTCTCCAGCGCCGCGACCAGCTCGCCAAGGCCAAGGCCCGGCGCTCGCTGGGCCAGATCCAGGGCAAGGTGGGCGAGATGCCCATGACGCGCGGCTTCCACGGCGCGCTCGCCGCCGCCTTCCGCGCCACCGGCAAGCCCGGCATCGTCTGCGAGCTGAAGGGTGGCTCCCCGTTCGAGCCGGCATTGAAAATTATGGTGCCCTACAAGGCGCTGGCCGAGGATTTCGAGGCGGTGGGCGCGGCGGCCCTCTCGGTGGCGGTGGAGCGGCAGGCCTTCCGGGGCTCCTACTCGGACCTCGCCACCGTGCGCGGGGCGGTGGACCTCACCCTCCTCGCGCAGGACATCATCTACGACGTCTACCAGATCCTTGAGGCGCGGCTCGCCGGCGCCGACGCGGTGATGCTCTCCGCCGCCCTGCTGGGGCCGGACCTTGCCGCCTATCGCGAGCGCGCCGCCTCCATCGCCCTCGACGTGCTGGTCATGGTCCATACCCCGCAAGACGTGGAAACGGCGCTGGCGGCGGGGGCGGATTTCATCTGCGTCACCAACCGCAACATCCACACCTTCGAGCTTGTGCCCGGCACCTGCGAGGCGCTGATCCCGCTCATTCCGCCGGACAAGGCGTTCGTGGTGGCGGAAGGCGGCCTCGGCACGGCGGAGGACCGCGCGCGGCTCGGCGCGGCCGGCGCGAAGGCGCTCCTCATGGGCACGGCCCTGATGCGGGATGAGGATCCCGCCGGCGTGCTGGAGCGCGTGCTCGGCATCGAGACGGTGGGCTGA
- a CDS encoding Rieske 2Fe-2S domain-containing protein — protein sequence MFTRVCKAETVAEGGMRLVIADSHLIVLAWPDNGEIRAFQGVCPHSNTPLKEAEFDGTVITCPLHHWTWDLNSGAPIEPQESALAEYPVKVEDGVVYIDTEGIEPLFAAP from the coding sequence ATGTTCACGCGCGTCTGCAAAGCGGAAACCGTTGCTGAAGGCGGCATGCGGCTGGTGATCGCCGACAGCCACCTCATCGTCCTCGCCTGGCCTGACAATGGGGAGATCCGCGCCTTCCAGGGCGTCTGTCCCCATTCCAACACGCCGCTCAAGGAAGCGGAGTTCGACGGCACCGTCATCACCTGCCCCCTCCACCACTGGACCTGGGACTTGAATTCCGGCGCGCCGATCGAGCCGCAGGAAAGCGCGCTCGCGGAATATCCGGTGAAGGTGGAGGATGGCGTCGTCTATATCGACACCGAAGGCATAGAGCCCCTGTTCGCCGCGCCCTGA
- a CDS encoding SDR family NAD(P)-dependent oxidoreductase, protein MTEQTAVETAIIVGAGKGLSAALARRLAREGFRIALVARDVDKLAPLIAETGARAYAADAQNPVAIEGVFAEVDKAFGPPDLVVFNAAMRYRGPVEVLDPADVMDAYAVGAFGGFLTAQAAARRMLARGKGSLFFTGATASVKAMPHSVPFAMAKFALRALAQGLARELGPRGIHVAHFILDGGIASSWATAGEPGPADKWLDPDAIADTYLAVHRQHRSAWTSEMELRPWVEKF, encoded by the coding sequence GTGACAGAACAGACCGCCGTTGAGACCGCCATCATCGTCGGCGCGGGCAAGGGGCTGTCCGCCGCCCTCGCCCGCCGCCTCGCCCGCGAGGGCTTCCGCATCGCTTTGGTGGCGCGCGACGTGGACAAGCTCGCTCCGCTCATCGCCGAGACGGGCGCCCGCGCCTACGCCGCCGACGCCCAGAACCCGGTCGCCATCGAGGGCGTGTTCGCCGAGGTGGACAAGGCGTTCGGCCCGCCCGACCTCGTGGTGTTCAATGCCGCCATGCGCTATCGCGGGCCGGTGGAAGTGCTCGATCCGGCCGACGTGATGGACGCCTATGCCGTCGGCGCCTTCGGCGGCTTCCTCACCGCCCAGGCGGCGGCGCGGCGCATGCTGGCGCGGGGCAAGGGCTCGCTCTTCTTCACCGGCGCCACCGCCAGCGTGAAGGCCATGCCCCATTCGGTGCCCTTCGCCATGGCCAAGTTCGCCTTGCGCGCGCTGGCGCAAGGCCTCGCCCGCGAGCTGGGGCCGCGCGGCATCCATGTGGCGCACTTCATCCTCGACGGCGGCATCGCCTCGTCCTGGGCGACGGCGGGCGAGCCGGGGCCGGCGGACAAGTGGCTCGATCCCGACGCCATCGCCGACACCTACCTCGCCGTCCACCGCCAGCACCGCTCGGCGTGGACCTCCGAGATGGAGCTGAGGCCGTGGGTGGAGAAGTTCTGA
- a CDS encoding helix-turn-helix domain-containing protein — MPHSMVNGRQIKAGRALLGWSRKDLAERAGVTADTVKVVEQDAVTIEALASTRARLSATLAGEGINFLNDSGVGVEIVSRDAGIRAEDLNASNDD, encoded by the coding sequence GTGCCGCATTCCATGGTCAACGGCCGCCAGATCAAGGCCGGCCGCGCCCTGCTCGGCTGGTCGCGCAAGGATCTGGCCGAGCGCGCGGGCGTGACCGCCGACACGGTGAAGGTGGTGGAGCAGGATGCCGTGACGATCGAGGCCCTCGCATCGACGCGCGCCCGCCTGAGCGCCACGCTGGCGGGGGAAGGCATCAATTTCCTGAACGACAGCGGCGTGGGCGTCGAGATCGTGTCCCGCGACGCAGGCATCCGCGCCGAAGACCTCAACGCCTCCAACGACGACTGA
- a CDS encoding O-methyltransferase, with protein sequence MDATLWDEMDGYIGEKLLPADPVLDAVQAACERAGLPAISVSAAQGQMLHIFARMMGAKRILEIGTLGGYSTLFLARALPEGGTVVTLEADAHHAEVARANFARAGLSERIDLRVGRAVETLPVLEAEGAGPFDLIFIDADKPSNPAYLDFALRLSRPGTLIVCDNVVRGGRVLDGESADASVIGIRRTYDMAGADPRLTATAVQTVGAKGYDGFALLLVG encoded by the coding sequence ATGGACGCGACGCTCTGGGACGAGATGGACGGCTACATCGGCGAGAAGCTCTTGCCGGCGGACCCGGTGCTCGACGCCGTGCAGGCGGCCTGCGAGCGGGCTGGCCTTCCCGCCATCAGCGTCTCGGCGGCGCAGGGCCAGATGCTGCACATCTTCGCCCGCATGATGGGCGCCAAGCGCATCCTCGAAATCGGCACGCTCGGCGGCTACAGCACCCTTTTCCTCGCCCGCGCGCTGCCCGAGGGCGGCACGGTGGTGACGCTGGAGGCGGACGCCCACCACGCCGAGGTCGCCCGCGCCAATTTCGCCCGCGCGGGCCTGTCGGAGCGCATCGACCTGCGGGTCGGCCGGGCCGTGGAGACGCTGCCGGTGCTGGAGGCGGAAGGGGCGGGGCCGTTCGATCTGATCTTCATCGACGCCGACAAGCCGAGCAATCCCGCCTATCTCGACTTTGCGCTGCGCCTGTCTCGGCCGGGCACGCTGATCGTCTGCGACAACGTGGTGCGCGGCGGCAGGGTGCTCGACGGCGAGAGCGCGGACGCCTCCGTCATCGGCATCCGCCGCACCTATGACATGGCCGGCGCCGACCCCCGCCTCACCGCCACGGCCGTGCAGACCGTGGGCGCCAAGGGCTATGACGGCTTCGCGCTGCTGCTGGTGGGGTGA
- a CDS encoding DUF6163 family protein, translating to MSHYDPIDASARAQWENLSPWRRRLFLFLRGVAAFLLLEGIIHWAVILGIGDGPASRFEAMPMAAQAAVIWAAIIDPIAGVGLWLRAGWAIVLWLLATLTQVVLGVWAPAGMTRLMLFTLVELALVVAYAVLSIRAARESDQD from the coding sequence ATGAGTCATTACGATCCCATCGACGCCAGCGCCCGCGCCCAATGGGAGAATCTCTCGCCCTGGCGGCGGCGGCTGTTTTTGTTCCTGCGGGGCGTCGCGGCCTTCCTGCTGCTGGAAGGCATCATCCACTGGGCGGTGATCCTCGGCATCGGCGATGGGCCGGCGAGTCGCTTCGAGGCCATGCCCATGGCCGCGCAGGCGGCGGTGATCTGGGCGGCGATCATCGATCCCATCGCCGGGGTCGGCCTGTGGCTGCGGGCCGGCTGGGCGATCGTGCTGTGGCTCCTGGCGACGCTGACGCAGGTGGTGCTCGGCGTGTGGGCGCCGGCTGGCATGACGCGGCTGATGCTCTTCACCCTCGTCGAGCTGGCGCTGGTGGTGGCCTATGCCGTGCTCTCCATCCGCGCCGCGCGGGAGAGCGACCAGGACTGA
- a CDS encoding enoyl-CoA hydratase/isomerase family protein codes for MTTEPEVLLEVKGEAGVITLNRPKALNALNLSMVREILPRLRAWARDPAVTRVVIKAAGEKAFCAGGDVRTLYDLGRAGNTAESLAFWREEYVLNDYIGSFPKPYVALIDGICMGGGFGLSAHGAHRVAGDKYLFAMPEVNIGLFPDVGGTHVLPRLPGAFGVFLALTGTRIRAAEAFACGLATDVVPSAAFPALEEALCAGGGVERIICDHRIEPGPGAFADRADFIADAFGRGHLAGILGALQAAAEGEGPHADFAASLLKDIAGKSPTSLAIAMEQMKRGPDLDLGDCLKLEFRVVSRVAAGHDFYEGVRAVLVDRDNAPQWQPPTLAEVDPAVIAAHFDPIPDELELLAPGT; via the coding sequence ATGACCACGGAGCCTGAAGTCCTGCTGGAGGTGAAGGGCGAAGCCGGTGTCATCACCCTCAACCGGCCGAAGGCGCTCAACGCGCTCAACCTCTCCATGGTCCGCGAGATCCTGCCGCGCCTTCGGGCCTGGGCGCGCGACCCGGCCGTCACCCGCGTGGTCATCAAGGCGGCGGGCGAGAAGGCCTTCTGCGCCGGCGGCGACGTGCGCACGCTCTACGATCTCGGCCGCGCTGGCAACACCGCCGAATCGCTCGCCTTCTGGCGCGAGGAATATGTCCTCAACGACTATATCGGCAGCTTCCCCAAGCCCTATGTGGCGCTGATCGACGGCATCTGCATGGGCGGCGGCTTCGGCCTCTCGGCCCATGGCGCGCACCGTGTGGCGGGCGACAAATATCTGTTCGCCATGCCGGAAGTGAACATCGGCCTGTTCCCGGACGTGGGCGGCACCCATGTGCTGCCGCGCCTGCCCGGCGCCTTCGGCGTGTTCCTGGCGCTGACCGGCACGCGAATCCGCGCCGCCGAGGCCTTCGCCTGCGGCCTTGCGACCGACGTGGTGCCGAGCGCCGCCTTCCCGGCGCTGGAAGAGGCGCTGTGCGCCGGCGGCGGGGTGGAGCGCATCATCTGCGACCATCGCATCGAGCCCGGCCCCGGCGCCTTCGCCGACCGCGCGGACTTCATCGCCGACGCCTTCGGGCGGGGCCATCTCGCCGGCATCCTCGGCGCGCTGCAGGCGGCCGCGGAGGGCGAGGGCCCCCATGCGGACTTCGCCGCTTCGCTCCTCAAGGACATCGCCGGCAAGTCGCCCACCAGCCTCGCCATCGCCATGGAGCAGATGAAGCGCGGGCCGGACCTCGACCTCGGGGACTGCCTGAAGCTGGAATTCCGGGTGGTGAGCCGCGTCGCGGCGGGGCACGATTTCTACGAGGGCGTGCGCGCGGTGCTCGTCGATCGCGACAACGCGCCCCAGTGGCAGCCGCCGACCCTCGCGGAGGTGGACCCGGCCGTCATCGCGGCGCATTTCGATCCCATACCCGACGAACTGGAACTTCTGGCCCCCGGCACATGA
- the hemB gene encoding porphobilinogen synthase: MPLSKPRLHAVSEAEAAASRLGLVHRPRRNRKTDWSRRLVREATLTVDDLIWPIFVMNGAATRTPIPSMPGVERLTVDEAVRAAESAAKLKIPALAIFPYIDPARRDPTGSEALNDNNLVCQTLRAIKAEIPNLGLITDVALDPFTSHGHDGLLEDGRILNDETVELLVRQALVQAEAGADVIAPSDMMDGRVGAIRAGLDANGFEDVQIMSYAAKYASAFYGPFRDAIGTAKTLSGDKRTYQMDPGNGLEAIREAALDVEEGADMLMVKPGLPYLDIVWRLKEAFGLPTFAYQVSGEYAMIEGAIRNGWVDGDRIVPESLLAFKRAGADGILTYFAPRVAQALAERG, translated from the coding sequence ATGCCCCTCTCCAAGCCCCGCCTGCATGCCGTTTCCGAAGCCGAGGCCGCCGCCAGCCGGCTGGGTCTCGTCCACCGCCCCCGGCGGAACCGGAAGACGGACTGGTCGCGCCGGCTGGTGCGCGAGGCCACACTGACCGTCGACGACCTGATCTGGCCGATCTTCGTGATGAACGGCGCGGCCACCCGCACCCCCATCCCCTCCATGCCCGGCGTCGAGCGCCTGACGGTGGACGAGGCGGTGCGCGCGGCCGAGAGCGCGGCGAAGCTGAAGATCCCCGCCCTCGCCATCTTCCCTTATATCGACCCCGCCCGCCGCGACCCCACCGGCAGCGAGGCGCTGAACGACAACAACCTCGTCTGCCAGACGCTCCGCGCCATCAAGGCCGAGATCCCCAATCTCGGCCTCATCACCGACGTGGCCCTCGACCCCTTCACCAGCCACGGCCATGACGGCCTGCTGGAGGATGGCCGCATCCTCAATGACGAGACGGTGGAACTCCTCGTGCGTCAGGCGCTGGTCCAGGCCGAGGCCGGCGCCGACGTCATCGCCCCGTCCGACATGATGGACGGCCGCGTCGGCGCCATCCGCGCCGGGCTCGACGCCAACGGCTTCGAGGACGTGCAGATCATGTCCTATGCGGCGAAATATGCCTCCGCCTTCTACGGCCCGTTCCGCGACGCCATCGGCACCGCCAAGACCCTCTCGGGCGACAAGCGCACGTACCAGATGGACCCCGGCAATGGCCTCGAAGCCATCCGCGAGGCCGCCCTCGACGTGGAGGAAGGCGCGGACATGCTCATGGTGAAGCCCGGCCTGCCCTATCTCGACATCGTGTGGCGGCTGAAGGAGGCGTTCGGCCTGCCCACCTTCGCCTATCAGGTGTCCGGCGAGTACGCGATGATCGAGGGCGCCATCCGCAACGGCTGGGTGGACGGCGACCGCATCGTCCCGGAGAGCCTGCTCGCCTTCAAGCGCGCCGGCGCGGACGGCATCCTCACCTATTTCGCGCCGCGTGTGGCGCAGGCCCTGGCCGAACGGGGCTGA